The region TCAGGTAAAGTATCCTATAACCTCACATACCTCTTGGTATGCCTCAGAGAGCTTCTCCTCGAGAGCCACCCTCTTTTTCTCGGCCAATTCCAACTTCTTCCTCACTTGGTGTGTCTCAACTGATGCTCTCTCCTCCAGGCTTTTCCTGTCACGTTTCTCTTGGAGTAGAGACAATTCTAGCGCTTTGACAGAGTTCAAGTGATTTGTCATTTCCCTGTCTCCTATGTCCTGTGGTATCTCATAAAGTGTGTAAGGGTGGTAGCTATAGTTACCTTCTCTTTCTGTAGCTGTTCTTGGAGAGATGAGACCAGTCTAGTCTTTTCCAGTTCACAAGCAGTCAATGTTGACGTCAGCTGTAACAAACGGTAGCACTCAAAAattaatataccgtatagcggataattttcatggggtaaaaaattcttTCAACTCaaaaactagcctcgatcccaggccgcactgaaaaTGGGCCTGGTACCATTGAAACTAAAAACTGAGTAGCATAGTCCTACTCTTGGTCATACTAGaagcaatgagccagaaacttTTTGTGAAGGCGGCTActcgaaaacggtgattttcgtgagtaaacatttcacgaaaattacccgctattaCGATAAAATGCATACACaaaatagctatataattatttagtacAATATAATTGCCGATAAATTATACCTCAATTAGCTTTGCTCGCATTTCTTGCTGTTTTGAGAATTGAGTCTTAACAGTCTCCTTGAGAGTCTAATGAACAAGCAgcaaaaaatcataaaaacACAATCTATTACAAATAACAGACCATTTCATGCTCAGTCTTGATTGCCTTGCGAGCACTTTCAAACTGATACCTATGTTCTCTTCTCACTGTCTCTAACTCTTGGGAGTGCTTCAACTGTAGAGCTTCCATTTTCTTATGGCCACAAGTCAACAACTCCTCTCGACAGCTGGTCATTGATGACTGTAACTCCTGTGAGTGCATGCGGAGCAATTAATAGACATACATTTTCCATCCACCAACACTCGTCACAAGGTTTGTGAAGTTGACCTGACAGCACAAACAGAATTTTCAAAGAAGTTACTGAGACCGTttctaagtacatgtacatgcagctgacGCTTGCCACAGCCGGGCTGTAAGTGTGCATGATAACTTTAATAAGAGGAGGGCTACATGTcagactcacacacacccatctCAATGCTGTGACAATTTACGTTAATCCACATACATTGCATATTATACCTTTCGTGTCTGTTCCAGTGACTTTAACTTGTGCAATGTTTTCTCGAGTGTGGCTTGGACTGCAGCTTTGCTAGACTCCAACACATTGACCTGGGTCTCTAACTCCCTCACTCTCCTGCGATAGTATAAACAAACTCCTGATAACATATACACATTAAAATCAAGGGATCTAACAGGAACGCATTGTAAAATAAGATGGATACGTACTACATCGCTTGCTCTCTCTATATACCTGCCAGCTCCATTACACCTAGCTGTCAATTCCACAGTGGTTTCACGAGCCTCAGTTGAAAACAGCCTGTCATAGATACAATTACAATGTAATaatatcacgttgtcaaggtaacaagggtgtaataaaagtcatacaacCTCTCTGTGTTATACTATTTTTATTACACGATCACGCAGCCTTgaggcatgatttggtaaggggttgttgtgatataaaacacattatagcatgagaatcctTGCGTTTTATTTAAATATATGCAGGCAATTCGTCCTCATGCTTGTGCCTGTATACTTAAAATAGAACACTCGAATAATTATTAGGCAAGTCAATCCTCAGACTGAACATTACTATTACTGTATATGTTCTAATTTATCAGACAGCAACAAATAGTAtcttggaaattgtccgggtataattggaacagatttttatagagcatgcaaagtgtctggaacaagcaagcagctgcatgcgagctagctaagtttaatagaacagtgtacgactgaatagttgcactagctatctaaaactagctactcaaagctatctaactgtagcactctaagtcttacttgccgtctatgaatgtaactcaacttttcaaggtattgtccggatatttatgtaatattaaagcactggagtgtccgttgtattagaacaacgaaaatttcccAAAAGAGTGCCCggtaaattagaagatatacggtatacacataattatgtacccacacacacaatggcgTTAGAGAACCTAACACTTACTCAAGTTTCCTCTGCATTTTCTGTATATCTTCATCTCTAGCAACAAGTGCCGTTTCCATATGCCTGGTTTTTCCAATGAGATCTGTACAGCAAGAAGAATGGAGGAAGAAACACAGGCTGGTGTATTTGCCACAAAGATTTAAGGAGGTCATGTACTGCACATGGCATACACATTCACCTTGAACCTCTTGCTCGTATTTGAGAGTGGAGTGTTGTTCCTCTCGGAGCAACTGTTTCAAATTGCTCTCAGTCAACGTCCATTTTTCATTCTGCTCTCTCATCTTACTCTTGATACACTCATTTTCTGATCTTAAGCTCATCACAGCTAGATAAAATAGAAACAGTCTTTGTTTGTAAACGTATGAATACCAATTTATGCACGGTTTATGTGCAGTATACTAGATTAAAAAAACACTCATAAGAAGGCTTTGTTAGAAGCAGGAAATGTGTACTGTTTTACTTTCTATACTCTACCACACCAACCTTGTTCAGCCTGTGTTGCTTGCATGGAGCATGCCTCAGAGCACTCCTGCCCCAGCTGGGACAAGGACCTGGCTGTACTCGTGAGGAGCTGGCTTATCTCGACCTTAAAATGAGGTAGTGCCGAGAACCCTGCTTGAATCTTGGTAAGGTCATGCCTGATCTGATTCTTGTGACACCTTGAAAGAATAGATAAAGATAATCTACAACAATAATGTAGTTAAGTATAAACGTGGAATTTCTTACGCCTACACAGACTATTAAACTAATAAACGAAGATACTAAACGAAGATACTAACTAATCTCACTCGTACATGGAGAATGCCTTCTCTTTCTCTTGCTGGAGCTTCAACTGCTCTAACTGAGCGTGCAATCCACTCAGCTCCGCCTTCATATCCCTCAATTCATGCTCCACTTTGACCTTGTCCACCGTAACATTGTTTTTATCCTCAACCAGTTTAGATTTCTCAACCTCCCAGCCAGCTCTGTCCTTCTCTATATACCTCAGCCTGTGGAGGACAGAGAAGAGATAGCTTTGTTTGATACAAAAACAGGTCCATCAAAGAGCCATCGTATTTCCTCGGGGTTTCAGATTGAGCACAGATATTGCATTTAGCTTTAGGTAACCAGGAGGCAAATAcagcttgtgcatgtataggtaACTATTGCACAGAAGTAAGTACAGAGTTAGTTAAGGTTgcggtaaacagtttgctcatgaatattcatgatcttcttataatgatttttgtgaaactatacaTGCCATGATAAAAGttgaagcacatacatgatacttatattggtgtatcatcctgtatgacaagtatcagtattcaaaacattttccagtggaagctctgagcaatcatcaagttactagaaacaacactaactagtagtcattataattttaaacTTCCtaaaacacttctagctctgtgttcttgctcttatatgatgcttcttaccattctggagggcgggtcgaagcgtttttttccttccaggccaagaaactctcacaaaacaataatatgtagactaactccacttaaaatggcggccagagccaaggaaaacagcctcttgtgagctttcagtagccttttttcgaAATATCTCTTCGACCCGCCCTACATATAGTGAAGGTACAGTCTAAGCTttatagtaaaaatgtctattcgagccatgaaatgactactgcgtttcagctggacttccagctcattctagctggaaaagatcactagatctagctcatgaataattaatgagcaaacggttgaccGTAACCTAAAATATCAGACATGTATGTAAACTCTACTGCcccttttttttttaataaccATGCATCAGTGCAGTGTCATTGCATTAAATTCAGGCTGCTAGTACACCCACCTTTTGATCTCACTCTCCAGTTGTTGTATGTTGCCCTCCAGCTTTGAGATCTCATGATGTACTAGATAACTCACTCCACAGAACTGACACACTGTCTCCTCACGGGGCAGCCGCTGTATGTCTGCATACCAGGGTCCGGgtgggagagagagagacaataattataactacgatgtataattgtacactgcatgtatatgaagGCTATTCAGCAGTCCATGCTGGGAACAGCGGACCTGACATATTAAATAGCCttcatacactgcatgtatatgaagGCTATTCAGCAGTCCATGCTGGGAACAGCGGACCTGACATATTAAATAGCCttcatacactgcatgtatatgaagGCTATTCAGCAGTCCATGCTGGGAACAGCGGACCTGACATATTAAATAGCCttcatacactgcatgtatatgaagGCTATTCAGCAGTCCATGCTGGGAACAGCGGACCTGACATATTAAATGTCTGTGATCAGGGGGTGATATGTAAACtctaataaataattatgttgacatcATGTCATGTGTATAATAAAACCACATCATATAGCAAGTTTGCAACTTTAGCAACTCCAGGCTAAAGTTGCAAATAGCATTATTTACCTTCGGGGAGATCTTTGACAGGTTGATATCTCTCCATGGTGCCGGTGGCGTGGCAACTTTATACAGCCATAGATATATTATCGATCTGGCCCAGGCAGAATCTCATCTCCAGACATTTCAAATTTACCCGCTGGCTCTAATTCCAATTAAAAGAAAAGAAAGCTCTCCTGACCTTTGAGTCGTACTGGCTTTTGAGATACATAAAATcttgcagtgcatgcatgctagctagctagcttaggaGCTAGAAATGGCATACAACCCTAGGTCTTTAGAAGCTGTTCCATTTCTGCAATTTGATAAGCTGATTCAAAAACTGAGGGAAAATCCTGAGCAGAATTGGgtatctttataattattatatttagaCCTATGTCAGTGAGACGTTGTTACTGTATTACTAGCACTATGGATGTCACTATGGATGTACCTATGCTAGATAtcaattgctataattattatatctatcTAGCTCAATTTTCCACGGTTGAACATTATTGATACCCTTATTTAAAGTGGACTCTGTTGTATGGCTGTGCAGACCAAAGTTTCTATGGTAAACACTCTCCTACGGTTCAAGTCTAAAGTGGAGGGAACAATTACCGTTGACAGCTGGCCTGATTTCAGTGCTATCTTATCCCATCAACACTCAGAAATGGTGAGGCATTTGGCGTGATATACTCTTAATTAAGTATCTCTGCAGGAATCTCTTCGAATTCAATGCTGTGTGCTTGAGAGAAAAGAAGAACATGTTCAAATGGTCATTCAAGAGATAGCAAAAAAGAAATGCAATTACGTATTAATAGGTAACGTGCAAACTATCATGTGAATTGTTTCCtatgttgtatatacatgcacagttgATGAATGGCTCGGAAAAGAGGTACAGGCAGCACTACAGTCTAATGACATGGCAAAAGGTCCTATCTTCAATACTTTAATTGCCTTCTACCTCCCAAAAAGCAGTGATTTCATCGTTGAACCAATGTAAGCTCACAAAGCCATAGTCAAGTTTTTTACCCAATCTCCGTAAAAAAACAACTTTGTATTAACGTTCACGTTGTtattcccataattatataggaccTGCCCAGAAGGATATGTTTTGAGAAGCCTGGAAGAGTGTCATATAGAAGAGGTTTCAGTGGAATGGAGTTATATGGATCGTGACAAAAAGATATCCTTATTCACCAAGATAGTCAAGCAACATCACAGTGTTGGTATCTTCCAAACATGCTCTGGGAAGATAGACAAATCTCCGGTTGGATGGTGTTTGCAATATCCATCAGGATTCCTTGGTCACTTGTTTGTTCATGAGGAGCATCGAAGAAAGGGACTTGCTAAGGTTTTGGTACAACACATATGCTGTTTAATTGAAGAAGATGGAGAGGTTCCTTTAGCATTTGTTGAAAGAGACAATATAAAATCACTTTCTCTTTTTCGAAGTCTTAGTTTTGTTCAGTCAGATTTCCAAGCTGCGATTCTTATGCACATGATACAATGACAATTATTGTTCTGACAGTACAATGTGTGATGTGATGCATATGAATTCTACACTAGCCGTTCATGACATTGTGACACATTGATGTACAGCTCTCCCCCCTCGCTTGTTTCGTGACTTTTGGGTGCTTTACGCGTCAGACAACAATTGGTGGAAGAGTTCCATAAATACATGTCCTTAGCTTGCTTGACTGTGTACTAGAGACTTTATAATTTAAGAGGCGTCAGTGATGTTTTAGCCCATCAAAGCTGATGGAGGGCAACATACAACGATACAACAACTGGAGAGAGAAATCAAACGGTGGGTGTGCTGGCAGTCCAAATTTGAAAATAGCGACTATACCTCCTTACGTACTTGCATCTATATAGTTATCCCCGGTCCTTTACTGAGTCCCCTTACACGTACAAGCTATGCCTGCTAGTATTTAATGTTTGAGGCATGGTATTAAAAGACtggttacatgtatacacaaggCTAAGGCTGTATTGAATACCTGTTCAATCTTGGAAATTGACCTCTATTTATATCAAACAAAGCACTTCTGTTCCTTATTGAAAGTTTACTACGTTAATTAAGGTGACATTTAAATTCTGCTAAAAATCCTCTTCAAGCAGCAAGTGAGATTCCATTTTCCTATtagattttactctcattcgcagaaatagcagaaattagcaaaaatacagtagactctcgctatttgAAGTGCCAATTGGTTTAGCatggaatgctagctatcgctagtagatgtttactgcacaaaattcATTGACACCCTGAAATGCATGTGGCCACTCGCATagggccacgtggtgttttaattaatgaccttttgaccctggcgttcctccTCAGGATTTCTAGGGGGGGAAATTCCAGGGCACCCCCCCTCTCTATGAGTTATGATGTGGtgcatagtgtgtgtgtgtgtgtgtgtgtgtagactgctacagctgctcaaggatcaatgaagtgcaaatacgagtttctataggcttctagtaataTTTTCTTGGATTGATTTTAATttgtagatttgcaaaatctcaagttatgcctagttttgcttactggcccagaggaggtacgacatccgcgtgtccgcatgtctttaacacacacattccttaggtcaaagttcggaatgtgtgtgttaaagacatgcggatgacacgcggatgtcgtacctcctctgatactggccagtacttggctgccccaaactgtAGGTTTTCTTTATTGcaacattttgggtgtggtttagcagataaaatagagagcagaatcaTTTTTCCTTGTCTTCGAGACAGAACCGTAAAATTAGTCGTTTGATTTTAGGTAAAGTCGTCGCGGCTATATATTTTCAGCCACCTCACTGTTTcagccaagctgcactgtcccaagtgTGACCGGGTCAATTTTTTGGTATAATCGTAGGCACATCATTTTTTAAGTATAGAATATTGGGTAaaaaaatgtgtacatgtaggtgtctgagtttttactgtgtattgtTTGATCTTTCACCAAATCCAGCATCAGTGACTGTGTGATGCATGCTGTATGTCATATATCATACAGATTTTAGCTTCAAGCAATAGTAAGGAGTGTGAGGAGAGGGAGAGACTATCAGAAGAGCTGTCATTAGCATTGAAACGAAGCAAGAAAACTATAAAATGAACACGTTATTTACCTCtatgtaattatgtgcagtTCTATCTCCGTCTATTCTCGAGAATTTcttattgtataataattatgtccacaGCAATTTGTCCGATATCAACGagacaccataattataattaaactaTACTTATTATGCAAGATAATAATTCAGACGTATAGTTAGGACGTACAGTACAGAAACGCATGCTGGTCCAACAAATCATGATCATGAAAAAATGCACATAGCTACTAAAATATGTGACAATTAATTAAGTGATACAAGAGAGATAAATATGATGAGTAAGTGATAAATCAAAGTTCTGAGACAGTCCTTAGGCACTTCCTTCGTTTTTAGCGAGCTGGAAGCTCAATTTCCTCATAAGAGCCTACATATGTGTATGAAGGAATGGGGACATTAGACAAAATGGTCGGACTGTTGCTTAGTAGAAATCTAGAGGACACCAATGACTCTCCATGTAGCCCGCCGACAAGTTGCTGAATCTGAGTCTGATCGGGGATGAAAGAGGGGTTATTAGGAGAAACAAGTTCGTAGTTAAGAACAGGAGCAGAGGATGTTTGTGTTTGGCCTTGCATACTCATAGGAATGTCTGATGAATCGTCAGAGTCTTCAAGGGGCAGTGGTAAGGTCTCATCGCAACTTAAATCTAAGTGGTCAAGTTGATTGATTTGCTGCGAAACAAGCACTTCACCATTAGATGAAATAGTGTAGTGTCCAGAAGGATTACAAACTGGTGCACCAGAGCCGCTGACAAAAACGACCTGTAGATGCGATAAAAAGATAGTCGCATAcaatgagcataattatgcgtgCGTATTCGCGGTAGAGCACTATTTAGTCAACGAATGCTTTTTTCGTGGGTATTAAAAACAatccgctatacagtataaagtTGTCGTTAGCCTTATTAGCCTACACAGCCAAAAGGGGGGTGATAGGGATAGTCATGTGTGTGACAATTTGTGAAATTGGCTTTGTGaaatgcatgtagatctacagaTTTTACCTTTCCATGAGATGTTCCATGAGATGTCCTCAAACAGTCCAGCTCTTGTTTAAGTTTTGTGATATAAGTGTCTGCTCCTTGAAGTATCTGCTCATGCGTTATTCGTTTCTGAGCCCCTACAAGTGGAAGGAGCCCGATTGTCCTTGCCAGAGTCTGATAGGCCAAGGCGAGGTTGCTGACTCTCGTCCTCTCTTTTTTTGCCCTCTTTCTTTTTTTCTCTCCTTCATCAGTTTCTAGGAGTGAATATTCGGCCCCCTGAAATTCTCCGCGTTTCTTTCCTTTGTGTTTTGTCGGAAGGTAGCTGACTTCCTGCTCGGATGAGTCCGTGGGACTGTTCTGAGAGTGAGAAGATTCTCCAGACGAATTCAGAGAGGCAGGGCTGCTCTGAAAAAGGAAGTCTGCCATCTTTAACTGTTAATGTTGCAGCTGCCGCTTTTTCTGTTCCAGGTTGATTTTTATTAACATGACTTGTGTACAGCTAAGATCTACAGCTAAGATCTACATGACAACATGACAGATCGATCTACATgtgttctacatgtacatgtacatgttgacCACAtgaaatgataataattattgagctaGCTCTTTTATATACTGATCATGTTAGTATTGATGCCTGGCTCTATTTTCCATGACATCAGCTGTGAATATCGAGTTAATAGTTGCTTCCAATAACAGCGAACATCTTCCATCTTTAGGTGAGCCCATATGAACTCATACCCTCTGGACGAAGGATAATGACGATAAAAATATTAGTACAAACAGGGAACATGCCTTGATGCTATTTGTTGCGCAGCTTTATCATTTTTGCGAGCAAATGCCAACACAACCCTGAGCAAAGAAGAAAGAACATGTCCATGGCactaattataagtacataaataattatgtacagtgaaacccctctataacggggaacaatgttttggaggtggcctttgttgaggggttgttttgtacataaACTGTTCATTTGCGAGATCTGGGTGCCTAGCCGTTATAGCTCCAAGCAGTTCAGGGGTGGCCGGCCGCTTAGAGGGGTTCCACGGTATGTAGATCTAAGGCTGCTCAGATTGTAATGCTGGCAGTACAGTTGAAACACTTACAGAGACTAAAGCATGCATCTAGTCACCTTAGATTGGACAAATCCTGTTTGACTGGTACGTAATGGACCCATGGCTTGAGATTGGGATAAAagaactccacccactcttctccaacatgaagaacCAGAGACCCACACAGAAAGAGGTGACGGAAGCGAAAGCTGGCAGCAACTCCCCGGAAATTGAAAAGAtacctgatataattataatgatgtaaTGTCTCTATCACACAAAATAATCTTACTTGTACTGACAGTGCTCTTCTAATGACATAATTTCTGCTGGAGGATAACCCAGGGTGTCCTGATTGCAACATGTAGATTATCACCAGGGAACTACAAATGAAACGCAGGTTACATACCTTATCAGATTTCCATGCTTGGTTCTTTGTGTACTGAGCATCCACAAACTCAGGATTCTCTCGCGAGAACAGCACCAACGGATCTCTTTCTCCATTTGTTCTGTATCAAACGACTATAATTAGGTAGCAGGAGCAAGCTTAGGTTGTTTTTCCTTAGTCTACACTAATTCGGATACCATTAGTAAATAGTAGGGttagcagggtgtcatacaagATTTTAAAGTAGAGGGGGAAAAAATAAGACATGCTTTGAAGGGAGGGGGGGGATCCATATCACCAGAAAATTTGGCTAAAAAAGGCTGTTATTTCGTTAGTAGGTAAGTCCGGTTTTGAGGTTGCATTTGCATTTGCAtttgtatagcgggtaattttcgtgggggtgaaatatttgttatttttgtgggcaagctgacctccacaaatttttaacgtaggcgtggcttaccggaacgtaggaatgcagtgtagccacgagactaaacaaaatttttactcatGAATACCACCATTTTTCGAGTTgaatgaattttttaccccacgaaaattacccgctatacggcgCGGTATACTCAGAACTCAAGTCATAAAAATATAGTGGGGAATTTGAGCCATATCCCCCTGTTATATATGATATCACCCTAACTTAGGGTTAGCCTctttcccaggccgatttttcttcaATAGAATTTTACAGTATTGTATTCTATCTTTCTCCCTCcgttctattaaagaaaaatcgaCCTGGGAATGAAGCTAGGTGCATGAGGGTTAGGATCTGGAAGTTCCAGCCTTGTGAGCTTTTGAATAATACACTTTGCAATTGgtcaacacatgtacacacgtaGTGAAAATGAATCTTAAAAAATGAGCAACCTAATTAACCAGCAAGCAGTGCTTACCTAGATCCTCTAAAGAATGCAACAGGAATTTTATCTTCCCAAGGCCATTTACTTGCAGACCTGTGTGAGTACAGACATTGAGTACATAGATTCACTTGACAAAAGCCTACTGCTAACAGGCAAAACTTTACTGGGTGATGCTGAGTCTTTTCTCGTCCCATCGGCCCAGACCTCTGGGTTCAGTGGTGATGGATGGCCCGCCAGACCAGAAGCTCCAGGCTGGATACATGATGTCAAAGTATTCCGGAGTCTATGGAGTAAGGCACACAATGTCGAGCCGCATGAGTACACAGGATTCAATTTATTTAATGTTCCTACTTTGCTGAATGAGAAGATTGGGAGTGGATTTTTATGCTTGTATGACTGCACAGGGAGAATCAATGTCATAGCAAGTTAATAaattcaaaattaatttttatcaccTTAGGATAGTCGTGGACGTTGATGACTATTTCCATGTCAGGTAAGTGCTGTATTACGTCCAGAATAAAATACTCAACTCCTCTACACCTAAAAAGAAAATAGCGTCCATTTATTCCACAATAATAAAGTCCAAACTGAAACTACCTTGATTGAAATACACAGTCCTTGGAGCGATACAGCTTGTGATTAATAATCTGATAGTGCACTCCTCCGTACATCTTATCCCGAGCATTATCAAACTCATCACGTTGAATACCTCCTCGCCTAACCCACACGTCCAGATCAGAGTCTATCACTTGAGAATGGCACGAGCAGTTGGAGTGGTAGCTGTCACAGCCCTGATATTCTGACAGAGAAGAGTTTATGTTGAGTAAGTACTCATTCCACAAGCCTTGGGACTGGGAGATGTCTGCGGGTAAATAGTTGGTAAAGGATTTTGTACTCAAGTGATGCAAAGGTTTCATGAAGGTGATTCTAACTAATGACGTCAAATATTAAATAAGACATTTCGGGAAGAAGCTGTATAAACGCTCCAAAACATACTTCAGCACCATTTACAAAATATGGGAGTGTAATGGTTATTGGGGTAAATATGTGCAGCATGGTCTTgactatacggtagtacaatACTATCTTTCGTCAATGTAAATTAAAcaacagtgcagtgcagtacgCGCGCGTACAATGTAGAACGTTTAATATCATATCTTACAACTTGCAATTCCACTTTCATTGGGACCATCTTTGCTATCAGAATCACAGGCCTGAGAGTCATGATCAGCACCACATTCCTGATGGTTAGCTGAGGCTACTGCTAGACTGATTATGTACAAGCATGAGAAAGAAGACAACATTTTCATGACTTTTGTTGttagagaatctacgtttatTCTAATCAATACCCATTTTACCTGCACATGGCATGGTACATGGTCTCAAGATGTCTAAACTGAAACCTACTTTTGGGTTTGTGAAGAGGCTTGAGTTCCTTTCCAGTGGGAAATTGTATTTAAAAGACTCTGTTAAAACTATAACACTGTCTTATGAAACTAAAGGGAGCCGTGGTAACTATGGaatcaggtataattattggactTAGTGCGTTCGTACGTGGTGCTGACAACCGCATACATCTGAGTGCAGGAGCTTCATATCCCAGAGGCTGCCTACGATACAATTCAAGAATCCCAATGTTCAAGTAGTTTTGTTCAAGAACGAAGAA is a window of Halichondria panicea chromosome 13, odHalPani1.1, whole genome shotgun sequence DNA encoding:
- the LOC135346556 gene encoding myosin-7B-like, with protein sequence MERYQPVKDLPEDIQRLPREETVCQFCGVSYLVHHEISKLEGNIQQLESEIKRLRYIEKDRAGWEVEKSKLVEDKNNVTVDKVKVEHELRDMKAELSGLHAQLEQLKLQQEKEKAFSMCHKNQIRHDLTKIQAGFSALPHFKVEISQLLTSTARSLSQLGQECSEACSMQATQAEQAVMSLRSENECIKSKMREQNEKWTLTESNLKQLLREEQHSTLKYEQEVQDLIGKTRHMETALVARDEDIQKMQRKLELFSTEARETTVELTARCNGAGRRVRELETQVNVLESSKAAVQATLEKTLHKLKSLEQTRKELQSSMTSCREELLTCGHKKMEALQLKHSQELETVRREHRYQFESARKAIKTEHEMTLKETVKTQFSKQQEMRAKLIELTSTLTACELEKTRLVSSLQEQLQKEKDIGDREMTNHLNSVKALELSLLQEKRDRKSLEERASVETHQVRKKLELAEKKRVALEEKLSEAYQEISVLQAIVEKECEERERLTEELSLAKASSKRSKKTY
- the LOC135346597 gene encoding uncharacterized protein LOC135346597 is translated as MAYNPRSLEAVPFLQFDKLIQKLRENPEQNWTKVSMVNTLLRFKSKVEGTITVDSWPDFSAILSHQHSEMESLRIQCCVLERKEEHVQMVIQEIAKKKCNYVLIVDEWLGKEVQAALQSNDMAKGPIFNTLIAFYLPKSSDFIVEPMTCPEGYVLRSLEECHIEEVSVEWSYMDRDKKISLFTKIVKQHHSVGIFQTCSGKIDKSPVGWCLQYPSGFLGHLFVHEEHRRKGLAKVLVQHICCLIEEDGEVPLAFVERDNIKSLSLFRSLSFVQSDFQAAILMHMIQ
- the LOC135346569 gene encoding protein O-glucosyltransferase 1-like isoform X2 yields the protein MYGGVHYQIINHKLYRSKDCVFQSRCRGVEYFILDVIQHLPDMEIVINVHDYPKSYKHKNPLPIFSFSKTPEYFDIMYPAWSFWSGGPSITTEPRGLGRWDEKRLSITQSASKWPWEDKIPVAFFRGSRTNGERDPLVLFSRENPEFVDAQYTKNQAWKSDKDTLGYPPAEIMSLEEHCQYKYLFNFRGVAASFRFRHLFLCGSLVLHVGEEWVEFFYPNLKPWVHYVPVKQDLSNLRVVLAFARKNDKAAQQIASRGYEFIWAHLKMEDVRCYWKQLLTRYSQLMSWKIEPGINTNMISI
- the LOC135346569 gene encoding protein O-glucosyltransferase 1-like isoform X1; this encodes MKMLSSFSCLYIISLAVASANHQECGADHDSQACDSDSKDGPNESGIASYISQSQGLWNEYLLNINSSLSEYQGCDSYHSNCSCHSQVIDSDLDVWVRRGGIQRDEFDNARDKMYGGVHYQIINHKLYRSKDCVFQSRCRGVEYFILDVIQHLPDMEIVINVHDYPKSYKHKNPLPIFSFSKTPEYFDIMYPAWSFWSGGPSITTEPRGLGRWDEKRLSITQSASKWPWEDKIPVAFFRGSRTNGERDPLVLFSRENPEFVDAQYTKNQAWKSDKDTLGYPPAEIMSLEEHCQYKYLFNFRGVAASFRFRHLFLCGSLVLHVGEEWVEFFYPNLKPWVHYVPVKQDLSNLRVVLAFARKNDKAAQQIASRGYEFIWAHLKMEDVRCYWKQLLTRYSQLMSWKIEPGINTNMISI